From the Temnothorax longispinosus isolate EJ_2023e chromosome 6, Tlon_JGU_v1, whole genome shotgun sequence genome, one window contains:
- the LOC139814617 gene encoding uncharacterized protein, with translation MSHDEDLKKWIEDVMSKIIENLGLDVDKVRYKVSESINKYMSTIYYVLLQFENKTKEQNEEFPMILKKPLLNVAVAGYINEQFHNEILFYQMYARPDENFPRCFYVDERPPNDSVIALENVNKRGYHSCSYKYNAPLDYTLAAMREIGRFHGKGYVMKKLQRDKFFDIVTRLQEVRYFKTMENDYKLLCNANSTRTVEYLRNHGHDAVFCDKMEALLLNAFDEVMMKTVEPLEPLSTLCHGDLTLDNMLFKTKDDGQYRAMLIDFALIRYSTPVVDLSTYLCLCCPNEIIKDKFFEIMRAYHDALKEYLLEAGIWDMEKYSYEALLDDYRRGGLFGFVIANFYLPVLLGYHIPDVMKQLNDRLGMWEGMKQLKYDDELCKILADTLLILRDLGCLKHIL, from the coding sequence ATGTCACACGacgaagatttaaaaaaatggatcGAAGATGTGATGTCGAAGATTATTGAAAATCTTGGATTGGATGTCGATAAAGTTCGGTACAAGGTATCTGAATCGATCAACAAGTATATGTCTACCATATATTATGTACTCCTACAGTTTGAAAACAAAACAAAGGAACAGAACGAGGAATTTCCTATGATATTGAAGAAACCCTTGCTCAATGTTGCTGTGGCGGGTTATATCAATGAACAATTTCACAACgagattttgttttatcaaaTGTATGCTCGACCGGATGAGAACTTCCCGAGATGCTTCTACGTCGACGAACGGCCGCCAAACGATTCAGTGATTGCCCTGGAGAACGTCAACAAACGAGGATATCATTCTTGTTCGTATAAATACAATGCTCCTTTAGACTACACATTGGCGGCGATGCGCGAGATCGGACGATTCCACGGCAAAGGATATGTCATGAAGAAGCTACAGCGGGATAAGTTCTTCGATATCGTGACGCGACTTCAAGAAGTTCGGTATTTTAAGACGATGGAAAACGACTACAAACTCCTCTGCAATGCTAATTCGACGCGAACGGTAGAATATCTTCGCAATCACGGCCACGATGCAGTGTTCTGCGATAAAATGGAAGCCTTACTCTTGAACGCATTTGACGAAGTGATGATGAAGACAGTAGAACCGCTGGAACCCTTGTCCACGTTATGTCACGGCGATTTAACATTGGACAATATGCTCTTCAAGACGAAAGACGATGGACAATATCGCGCGATGCTAATCGACTTCGCGCTTATTAGATACTCGACTCCCGTTGTCGATCTTTCCACGTATCTTTGCCTGTGCTGCCcgaatgaaataataaaggaCAAGTTCTTCGAAATAATGCGAGCCTATCACGATGCATTGAAAGAATATTTGTTAGAAGCTGGCATTTGGGACATGGAGAAATATTCATACGAAGCTTTGCTGGATGATTACAGAAGAGGTGGTCTTTTTGGTTTTGTTATCGCGAATTTTTATCTACCGGTATTATTAGGATATCATATACCAGATGTAATGAAACAACTAAATGACCGTTTAGGCATGTGGGAAGGTATGAAGCAATTAAAGTACGATGACGAATTATGCAAGATACTAGCTGATACTTTACTGATTTTGAGAGATCTTGGCTgcttgaaacatattttgtAG
- the LOC139814364 gene encoding uncharacterized protein: MSHTEDFEKSNKEVISKIIEDLGQNVDEVRYELSEQADNIMSTVHYICVKFKNRTKGQSEELSLVIKRPSRIEYFRRLTRSDFQFHNEILFYQMYAQPGENFAKCFYTDERPPIDSVIALENVNGRGYYSCPYKYDAPLEYTLAAFREMGRFHGKGYVMKELQREKFFDIVKQCQETRFNSTCDEYKNYVDIIATRAVEYLRNHGHDVTFCDKTEALLSKAFDNVMIKAVEPREPLSTLCHGDFTLSNTLFKTENDGQYRAMLIDFAYFRYSTPVVDLSTYFCLCCSNDMRKDKFFEIMRVYHDALKEYLLEASISDVEKYSYDALLDDYKRGGLFGFIIASHFLPVLMGYYDINNDDTIGNNDEFFEGALRNKQLGGDEMSKILADMLLHLRDLGCLKYVS, encoded by the coding sequence ATGTCTCACACTGAAGACTTTGAGAAATCGAACAAAGAAGTAATATCGAAGATTATTGAAGATCTTGGACAGAACGTCGACGAAGTTCGGTATGAGTTATCCGAACAAGCCGACAATATTATGTCTACTGTTCATTATATATGCGTGAAATTTAAGAATAGGACAAAGGGTCAGAGTGAAGAACTTTCTCTAGTAATAAAGAGACCCTCACGGATAGAATACTTTAGACGGTTGACCCGCAGCGACTTTCAATTCCACAACGAGATCCTGTTTTACCAGATGTACGCCCAGCCTGGTGAGAATTTTGCGAAATGCTTCTACACCGATGAACGACCGCCCATCGATTCGGTGATCGCTCTGGAGAACGTCAATGGACGAGGATATTATTCTTGTCCATATAAGTACGATGCTCCTCTGGAATACACATTGGCGGCGTTTCGTGAGATGGGAAGATTCCATGGCAAAGGGTATGTTATGAAGGAGCTACAGCGCGAGAAGTTCTTTGATATTGTGAAACAATGTCAAGAAACTAGATTCAACTCGACGTGTGATGAGTACAAGAATTACGTCGATATAATTGCAACGCGAGCGGTAGAATATCTTCGCAATCATGGTCACGATGTAACCTTCTGCGATAAAACGGAAGCCTTACTCTCGAAAGCGTTTGACAATGTGATGATAAAGGCGGTGGAGCCGCGGGAGCCACTGTCCACGCTGTGTCACGGCGACTTTACATTGAGCAATACTCTCTTTAAGACGGAGAACGATGGGCAATACCGAGCGATGCTGATCGACTTTGCGTATTTTAGATACTCGACTCCTGTCGTTGATCTTTCCACGTATTTTTGTCTGTGCTGCTCGAATGACATGAGAAAGGACAAGTTTTTCGAGATAATGCGAGTCTATCACGACGCATTAAAAGAGTATCTGCTGGAAGCTAGTATTTCGGACGTCGAGAAATATTCGTACGACGCTTTGCTGGACGATTACAAAAGAGGTGGACTCTTCGGTTTCATTATCGCATCTCATTTTTTACCAGTATTAATGGGATACTACGATATAAACAACGACGATACAATCGGAAACAACGATGAATTCTTTGAAGGAGCACTACGTAACAAACAACTTGGTGGAGATGAAATGTCCAAGATATTAGCTGATATGCTGCTACATTTGAGAGATCTTggttgtttaaaatatgtttcataa